A stretch of Sinorhizobium meliloti DNA encodes these proteins:
- the thpR gene encoding RNA 2',3'-cyclic phosphodiesterase, with protein MPRLFTALEIPRNAAMSLSLLRGGLPGARWIDVENYHITLRFIGDVDWRTADEIIDRLDRIERPEFQLQLSGTGAFGSKKPHSVWAGVSIAPEMFALQAEIERICQRIGLPSDPRKFTPHVTLARLRSSRVEDVVEYLSGRGNFVTAPFTVSRFVLLSSRDSVGGGPYLTEEVFPLHEERSNLASNEEHPASSVW; from the coding sequence ATGCCGAGACTGTTCACCGCCCTCGAAATTCCGCGCAATGCAGCAATGAGTCTTTCCTTGCTGCGCGGAGGTCTTCCCGGAGCTCGCTGGATCGATGTGGAGAATTATCACATCACGCTCCGCTTCATCGGCGACGTCGACTGGCGAACCGCCGACGAGATCATCGACAGACTTGACCGCATCGAACGGCCCGAGTTTCAGCTGCAGCTGTCGGGCACCGGCGCCTTCGGCTCCAAGAAACCGCATTCCGTCTGGGCCGGCGTCAGCATCGCTCCCGAAATGTTCGCCCTGCAGGCCGAAATCGAGCGCATCTGCCAGCGCATAGGGCTGCCCTCGGATCCGCGCAAGTTCACCCCGCATGTGACGCTGGCGCGCCTGCGCTCCTCGCGCGTCGAGGATGTCGTCGAATATCTCTCCGGGCGCGGCAATTTCGTCACCGCTCCCTTCACCGTCTCCCGTTTCGTGCTCCTGTCGTCACGCGACTCGGTCGGCGGCGGCCCGTATCTCACGGAAGAGGTCTTCCCGCTTCACGAAGAGCGCTCGAACCTCGCGAGCAACGAGGAGCATCCTGCTTCGAGCGTCTGGTAA
- a CDS encoding GNAT family N-acetyltransferase, whose translation MTATLRDAVAADLRSITEIYRESVLNGVATYEETPPSEAEMALRFSTITGNGYPYVVALDERGAVIGYAYASAFRNRTAYRFLVEDSIYLSPEARGKGIGKALLSELVGRCTALGFRQMIAVIGGAHPSSIALHRALGFELQGLMKATGFKHGRWLDTAFMQRPLGEGTATKPTEGVYPDTLYRS comes from the coding sequence ATGACTGCCACGCTCCGCGACGCCGTTGCCGCCGACCTCCGCTCGATCACCGAAATCTATCGCGAGTCCGTCCTGAACGGGGTCGCGACCTATGAGGAGACGCCGCCATCCGAGGCCGAGATGGCACTCCGCTTCTCCACGATCACCGGTAACGGTTATCCCTATGTGGTCGCGCTGGACGAGCGTGGCGCGGTTATCGGCTATGCCTATGCCTCCGCCTTCCGCAACCGCACCGCCTATCGGTTCCTGGTGGAGGATTCGATCTATCTTTCGCCGGAAGCGCGGGGCAAGGGCATCGGCAAGGCGCTGCTGTCCGAACTGGTCGGGCGCTGCACGGCTCTCGGCTTCCGCCAGATGATAGCGGTGATCGGCGGCGCGCATCCCTCATCGATCGCCCTGCACCGGGCGCTCGGCTTCGAGTTGCAGGGACTGATGAAGGCAACCGGCTTCAAGCATGGCCGATGGCTGGATACCGCCTTCATGCAGCGGCCGCTCGGAGAAGGAACCGCAACCAAGCCCACCGAGGGCGTCTATCCGGATACGCTTTATAGGAGCTGA
- a CDS encoding ABC transporter ATP-binding protein: MAKTIIELKNADLTLGEAAASVHVLKGVSLAIDAGESVGIVGPSGSGKSTLLMVMAGLERLDGGEIIIDGTALHRLGEDAVADFRGRNVGIVFQSFHLIPNMTALENVAVPLELANVRNAFDTARKELIAVGLGERLTHYPGQLSGGEQQRVAIARALAPSPKLLIADEPTGNLDAETGRQIADLLFAEQRERGMTLVLVTHDAALAGRCERQIRVRSGEIVSDAERLSASARQGAVSA, from the coding sequence GTGGCAAAAACCATCATCGAGTTGAAAAATGCGGATCTGACGCTGGGCGAAGCCGCGGCGTCCGTGCATGTGCTGAAGGGCGTAAGCCTCGCGATCGATGCCGGCGAATCGGTGGGCATCGTCGGCCCCTCGGGCTCGGGCAAATCGACTCTGCTCATGGTCATGGCCGGGCTGGAGCGGCTCGACGGCGGTGAAATCATCATTGACGGCACGGCGCTCCACCGCCTCGGCGAGGACGCGGTCGCCGATTTCCGCGGCCGCAATGTCGGCATCGTTTTCCAGTCCTTTCATCTCATCCCCAACATGACCGCGCTTGAGAACGTCGCGGTGCCGCTCGAGCTCGCGAATGTCCGCAATGCATTCGACACAGCGCGCAAGGAACTGATCGCCGTGGGGCTCGGCGAACGCCTGACGCACTACCCCGGGCAGCTTTCCGGCGGCGAACAGCAGCGCGTGGCGATCGCCCGGGCGCTCGCGCCCTCTCCGAAGCTCCTGATCGCCGACGAGCCGACGGGTAACCTCGACGCCGAGACCGGCCGACAGATCGCCGACCTCCTCTTTGCCGAACAGCGCGAGCGTGGCATGACGCTCGTTCTCGTCACGCATGATGCGGCGCTCGCCGGACGCTGCGAAAGACAGATACGCGTCCGCTCGGGAGAAATCGTCTCCGACGCGGAACGGCTCTCCGCCTCGGCCCGGCAGGGAGCCGTGTCCGCATGA
- a CDS encoding arylesterase, with translation MALKDFLPILFGLTMTIVLSAAARAEPVSLVGFGDSLMAGYQLPPEDAFPARLEKALKEKGIDVTIANAGVSGDTTSSGLARIDWSIPEGTDGVILELGANDALRGIPPEETRKNLEAMVARLKERGVAVLLAGMMAPPNMGPDYAARFNPIYPDLAKEHNLVFYPFFLDGVVTEVGLKLDDGMHPNGGGVGVMVDRFLPTAELFVRSLAKGE, from the coding sequence ATGGCATTAAAAGACTTTCTGCCCATTTTATTCGGCCTGACAATGACAATCGTGTTATCGGCGGCGGCTCGCGCCGAGCCCGTCAGCCTCGTCGGCTTCGGCGACAGCCTGATGGCCGGCTACCAACTCCCCCCGGAAGATGCCTTCCCCGCCCGCCTCGAAAAGGCCCTGAAGGAAAAGGGGATCGACGTCACGATCGCCAATGCCGGCGTTTCCGGCGACACGACCTCCAGCGGTCTCGCCCGCATCGACTGGTCGATCCCCGAGGGCACCGACGGCGTCATCCTCGAACTCGGCGCCAACGACGCGTTGCGCGGCATCCCTCCGGAGGAGACGCGCAAGAATCTGGAGGCGATGGTCGCACGGCTCAAGGAGCGCGGCGTCGCCGTCCTGCTCGCGGGAATGATGGCGCCGCCGAACATGGGGCCGGATTATGCGGCGCGCTTCAATCCGATCTATCCCGACCTCGCAAAGGAACACAATCTCGTTTTCTACCCTTTCTTCCTCGACGGCGTCGTCACCGAGGTCGGCCTGAAGCTCGACGACGGGATGCATCCGAACGGCGGGGGTGTCGGCGTCATGGTAGACCGCTTCCTGCCGACGGCGGAGCTTTTCGTCCGCTCACTTGCGAAAGGAGAATGA
- a CDS encoding ISAs1-like element ISRm21 family transposase, translated as MSRFAACFEDLPDPRGRNARHPLTSILFIAVAAIVCGAESCTDMADFGVAKKKWLKTIVPLPYGIPSHDTFSTVFRHLDPDAFDAAFRRLTASFAQGLEGVVAIDGKAVRGAYRRAAKATPLHFVNVWAAGPGLVIGQKLAPGRNEVQGALDALALLALEGSIVTADALHCRPDTARAILAAGGDYALALKANQPGLLAQALARIEDADHVESIQIAAETAHDRTETRRASVVAVDDINFPGLQAIGCVETTSRHTNGHLTSHVRYFLLSTTMSPSALIEVVRTHWQIENKLHWVLDVHFREDAARNRKDNGPQNIAFLRKIALNLLRSHPDKASIRRKIKKAGWDDQFLTSLIAHMR; from the coding sequence ATGAGTAGATTTGCCGCTTGCTTTGAAGATTTGCCCGATCCGCGCGGTCGCAATGCGCGCCATCCGTTGACGTCGATCCTGTTCATTGCCGTTGCGGCGATTGTCTGCGGTGCGGAAAGCTGTACCGATATGGCCGATTTCGGCGTTGCCAAGAAGAAATGGCTGAAGACAATCGTGCCGCTGCCCTATGGCATTCCCAGCCATGACACCTTCTCCACCGTCTTCCGCCATCTCGATCCGGATGCCTTTGACGCGGCCTTTCGCCGTCTCACGGCGAGCTTTGCGCAGGGTCTCGAAGGGGTGGTAGCGATCGATGGCAAGGCGGTGCGCGGTGCCTACCGGCGCGCCGCCAAGGCCACGCCACTCCACTTCGTCAATGTCTGGGCTGCCGGTCCCGGTCTGGTCATCGGCCAAAAGCTCGCGCCGGGCCGCAATGAGGTGCAAGGGGCTCTCGATGCGCTCGCGCTGCTGGCACTGGAGGGCTCTATCGTCACCGCCGATGCCCTGCATTGCCGGCCCGACACCGCCCGCGCCATCCTCGCTGCCGGCGGCGATTATGCTCTGGCACTGAAGGCCAACCAGCCCGGCCTCTTGGCCCAGGCGCTCGCCCGCATCGAGGACGCCGACCACGTCGAGAGCATCCAGATTGCAGCCGAGACTGCCCATGACCGCACCGAGACACGCCGCGCCAGCGTTGTGGCTGTCGACGATATCAACTTTCCGGGCCTGCAGGCCATCGGCTGCGTCGAGACCACAAGCCGTCATACCAACGGCCATTTGACCAGCCATGTCCGCTACTTCCTGCTCTCCACCACCATGTCGCCGAGCGCGCTGATCGAGGTTGTAAGAACCCATTGGCAAATCGAAAACAAACTGCATTGGGTTCTGGATGTCCACTTCCGCGAGGACGCCGCCAGAAACCGCAAGGACAACGGCCCTCAGAACATTGCCTTCTTGCGCAAGATCGCTCTCAACCTCTTGCGATCTCACCCCGACAAGGCCTCCATCCGCCGGAAAATCAAAAAGGCGGGCTGGGATGACCAATTCCTCACTTCTCTTATCGCTCATATGCGATAG
- a CDS encoding Bax inhibitor-1/YccA family protein, with amino-acid sequence MADLRNYQTRMSPAGAQAGAVIDEGLRAYMLKVYNLMALGLAITGVAAYGTYALAASNPAFAQLIYASPLKWVVMLAPLALVFFLSFRINSMSVSAAQTTFWVYAALMGLSLSSIFLVFTGQSIVQTFFVTAASFGALSLYGYTTKKDLSGLGSFLIMGLFGVIIASVVNIFLASSALGFAISVIGVLIFAGLTAYDTQKLKEMYFEGDDALVAGRKAIMGALTLYLDFINLFMFMLQFLGNKNE; translated from the coding sequence ATGGCTGATCTGAGAAACTACCAAACCCGAATGTCGCCCGCCGGCGCTCAGGCGGGTGCCGTGATCGACGAAGGCCTTCGCGCTTATATGCTGAAGGTCTACAACCTGATGGCTCTCGGCCTGGCGATTACCGGCGTGGCAGCTTACGGAACCTATGCGCTTGCCGCCTCTAATCCGGCATTCGCCCAGCTTATCTACGCTTCGCCCCTGAAGTGGGTCGTTATGCTGGCGCCGCTTGCGCTGGTGTTCTTCCTGAGCTTCCGCATCAATTCCATGAGCGTTTCCGCGGCGCAGACGACCTTCTGGGTCTATGCGGCGCTGATGGGCCTGTCCCTGTCGTCGATCTTCCTGGTCTTCACCGGCCAGAGCATCGTGCAGACGTTCTTCGTGACGGCTGCTTCGTTCGGTGCCCTGTCGCTTTACGGCTATACGACGAAGAAGGACCTTTCGGGCCTCGGATCGTTCCTGATCATGGGCCTCTTCGGCGTGATCATCGCATCCGTCGTCAACATCTTCCTTGCCTCTTCGGCACTCGGCTTCGCGATCTCGGTGATCGGCGTGCTCATCTTCGCGGGCCTGACCGCCTACGACACGCAGAAGCTCAAGGAAATGTACTTTGAAGGCGATGACGCCTTGGTCGCCGGCCGCAAGGCCATCATGGGCGCGCTAACGCTCTACCTCGACTTCATCAACCTGTTCATGTTCATGCTGCAGTTCCTTGGCAACAAGAACGAGTAG
- a CDS encoding invasion associated locus B family protein: MFVRKIATALALVMAASGVASAQSPTRIQQFNAWGAYSYQAGNGKVCYVLSVPKERTPASVDHGDIFFLVSQRPGQNISYEPQAMMGYPLQDNSKVNVVIDGRTFVMFTKGNSAWVENAAEEPALVAAMKSGKAMSVNAKSRRGTETSYSYSLSGISAALKQIEACK; this comes from the coding sequence ATGTTTGTAAGAAAGATCGCAACTGCACTCGCACTCGTAATGGCTGCATCCGGCGTGGCTTCCGCTCAATCTCCGACGCGAATCCAGCAGTTCAACGCCTGGGGTGCATATTCCTACCAGGCCGGTAACGGCAAGGTCTGCTATGTGCTTTCCGTGCCCAAGGAAAGGACCCCGGCAAGTGTCGATCACGGCGATATCTTCTTCCTCGTTTCGCAGCGTCCGGGACAGAACATCAGCTATGAGCCACAGGCGATGATGGGGTATCCGCTGCAGGACAATTCCAAGGTCAACGTGGTGATCGACGGCCGCACCTTCGTCATGTTCACCAAGGGCAATTCCGCCTGGGTGGAAAATGCCGCCGAAGAGCCGGCACTGGTCGCTGCGATGAAGTCGGGCAAGGCCATGTCGGTCAACGCGAAATCGCGGCGCGGCACGGAAACCTCCTACTCGTATTCGCTCTCCGGCATTTCGGCCGCCCTGAAGCAGATCGAGGCCTGCAAGTAA
- a CDS encoding ABC transporter permease, translating into MSGTVAARRLRPMISLRPLLALRPLFALRLALREMRGGLRGFYIFLACIALGTAAIAGVNSLSQSISETIASQGQELLAGDIRFELNNRVATADERAFLQGLGQVSVSAGLRSMARLPDGSNQALVELKAVDGAYPLYGKLESEPAKPLPELLAKDGEVFGAVAAPLLLERLGISPGAEILIGNARIRIGATLASEPDALSDGFGFAPRLMISSDALAASGLVQTGSLVEHTYKVRLPDPADVPLIRVQAETRFPSAGWSIRTSGNAAPSLNANITRFSQFLTLVGLTALIVGGVGVANAVRSYLDGKRSVIATFKCLGAPASLVAMIYLAQILMIALIGIAIGLVLGALIPFVAAQFLAGLLPVSTAFVLYPSALGLAALFGLLTALTFAILPLGRARRVPATALFRQQGFEPTGLPALPYLAGAFICLAALAGLAVWTAYDRYISLIFLGAIAFAFIVLRGVSLLISWLARRSPRVNSPALRLAIGNIHRPGALTPSVVLSLGLGLALLVTLALIDGNLRRELTGDMAERAPNFFFVDIQGSEIEGFRSLLAGAMPEGKIIEVPMLRGRIVALNGEDVNSRNVPPGGQWVLRGDRGITYARNRPENSKLTEGSWWPEDYGGEPLVSFSAEEARELGLKLGDTVTVNVLGRNITARIANFREVEWESLSINFVMVFSPNTFAGAPHAWLATIIDPDASAEEEAAVLKRVTNAYPTITSVRVKDALDIVNTLLGQLATAVRAAAAVALIASILVLAGALAAGNRARIHDAVVLKTLGATRATLIRAFSYEYVILGLATAVFALFAGGVSAWFVVSRIMTLPSSFLPDVAVATIVLALVVTVGIGLAGTWRVLGQKAAPVLREL; encoded by the coding sequence ATGAGCGGGACGGTTGCCGCCCGGCGGCTGCGCCCGATGATTTCCCTGCGCCCTCTGCTCGCGCTTCGCCCGCTGTTCGCGCTTCGTCTGGCGCTCAGGGAAATGCGCGGGGGCCTGAGGGGCTTCTATATTTTCCTCGCCTGCATCGCCCTCGGCACGGCCGCGATCGCCGGGGTCAACTCGCTGTCCCAGTCGATCAGCGAAACGATCGCCTCGCAGGGGCAGGAACTGCTCGCCGGCGACATCCGGTTCGAGCTCAACAATCGGGTGGCGACCGCGGACGAGCGGGCCTTCCTCCAGGGTCTCGGCCAGGTTTCGGTATCCGCGGGTCTGCGTTCCATGGCGCGGCTTCCGGACGGCTCCAACCAGGCGCTGGTGGAGCTCAAGGCCGTGGACGGCGCCTACCCGCTTTACGGCAAGCTCGAAAGCGAGCCGGCAAAGCCGCTCCCTGAGTTGCTGGCCAAGGACGGCGAAGTGTTCGGCGCAGTCGCCGCGCCTTTACTCCTCGAGCGCCTAGGCATCTCGCCCGGCGCGGAAATTCTCATCGGCAATGCGCGTATCCGGATCGGCGCGACACTCGCCAGCGAACCCGACGCTCTTTCCGACGGCTTCGGTTTTGCGCCGCGGCTGATGATTTCCTCCGATGCGCTTGCCGCTTCCGGGCTCGTGCAGACCGGCAGCCTTGTCGAACACACCTACAAGGTCCGCCTGCCGGATCCCGCAGACGTGCCGCTCATTCGCGTGCAGGCCGAGACCCGCTTTCCCTCCGCCGGCTGGTCGATACGGACGAGCGGCAATGCCGCACCGTCCCTCAATGCAAACATCACGCGTTTCTCCCAATTCCTGACGCTCGTCGGGCTCACGGCGCTGATCGTCGGCGGCGTCGGAGTTGCCAACGCCGTGCGCTCCTATCTCGACGGCAAGCGCAGCGTCATCGCGACTTTCAAATGTCTCGGCGCTCCGGCGTCGCTGGTCGCGATGATCTACCTTGCGCAGATCCTGATGATCGCCCTCATCGGCATCGCGATCGGCCTCGTGCTCGGCGCCCTCATCCCCTTCGTGGCAGCGCAGTTCCTTGCCGGCCTGCTGCCCGTCTCCACCGCGTTCGTGCTCTATCCCTCCGCCCTGGGCCTTGCGGCGCTTTTCGGCCTCTTGACGGCGCTGACCTTCGCCATCCTGCCGCTCGGGCGGGCGCGCCGGGTGCCGGCGACTGCGCTTTTCCGGCAACAGGGTTTCGAGCCGACGGGCTTGCCTGCCCTGCCCTATCTCGCCGGAGCCTTCATCTGCCTGGCAGCACTTGCCGGGCTCGCGGTCTGGACCGCCTATGACCGTTACATTTCGCTGATCTTCCTTGGCGCGATCGCCTTTGCCTTCATCGTGCTGCGCGGGGTTTCGCTCCTCATATCCTGGCTGGCGCGGCGCAGCCCGCGCGTCAATTCGCCGGCGCTGAGATTGGCCATCGGCAACATTCACCGGCCGGGCGCCCTGACGCCGTCGGTGGTGCTGTCGCTCGGTCTCGGCCTCGCTCTTCTGGTGACGCTGGCGCTCATCGACGGCAATCTGCGGCGCGAGCTCACCGGCGACATGGCCGAGCGCGCTCCCAACTTCTTCTTCGTCGACATCCAGGGCAGCGAGATCGAAGGCTTCCGCTCCCTGCTCGCGGGAGCGATGCCGGAGGGCAAGATCATCGAAGTGCCTATGCTGCGCGGGCGCATCGTCGCGCTCAACGGCGAGGATGTGAACAGCCGCAACGTTCCCCCCGGCGGCCAATGGGTGCTGCGCGGAGATCGTGGCATCACCTATGCCAGGAACAGGCCTGAAAATTCGAAACTCACCGAAGGCAGCTGGTGGCCCGAGGACTATGGCGGCGAGCCGCTCGTCTCCTTCTCGGCGGAGGAGGCCCGCGAACTCGGGCTGAAGCTCGGCGATACGGTGACCGTCAACGTGCTCGGCCGCAACATCACGGCCCGGATCGCCAATTTCCGCGAGGTCGAGTGGGAATCGCTGTCGATCAATTTCGTCATGGTCTTCTCCCCGAACACCTTCGCCGGCGCCCCGCATGCCTGGCTCGCGACCATCATCGATCCCGACGCCTCGGCCGAGGAGGAGGCGGCGGTGTTGAAGAGGGTGACCAATGCCTATCCGACGATCACCAGCGTGCGTGTGAAGGACGCGCTCGACATCGTCAATACGCTGCTCGGGCAGCTTGCAACGGCGGTGCGCGCCGCCGCGGCGGTCGCGCTTATCGCGTCTATCCTCGTGCTCGCCGGCGCACTTGCCGCCGGCAACCGTGCCCGCATCCACGATGCGGTGGTCCTGAAGACGCTCGGCGCGACGCGGGCGACCCTGATCCGCGCCTTTAGCTACGAATACGTCATTCTCGGCCTGGCGACTGCCGTCTTCGCGCTCTTCGCCGGCGGCGTTTCGGCCTGGTTCGTCGTCAGCCGCATCATGACCCTGCCCTCGAGCTTCCTGCCGGACGTTGCCGTCGCTACGATCGTTCTTGCGCTGGTCGTGACGGTCGGGATCGGCCTCGCCGGCACCTGGCGCGTCCTCGGGCAAAAGGCCGCTCCGGTGCTGCGGGAACTCTGA
- a CDS encoding YkvA family protein, whose translation MDDIKIGEILLPGEESEQERKEHKVRRRFWPTFRRAARQIPFSRDLVAAYYCAVDPATPTRTRGILLAALGYFVLPLDFVPDMLAMIGFSDDIAVLTAAFAAISGQIKERHYQKADEVLQDSVEK comes from the coding sequence ATGGACGATATCAAGATCGGTGAAATCCTCCTCCCCGGCGAGGAATCCGAACAGGAGCGCAAGGAGCACAAGGTGCGCCGCCGGTTCTGGCCGACCTTCCGCCGGGCGGCCCGGCAGATTCCCTTCAGCCGCGACCTCGTCGCCGCCTATTATTGCGCAGTGGATCCGGCGACGCCGACGCGCACACGCGGCATTCTGCTCGCGGCGCTTGGCTATTTCGTGCTGCCGCTCGACTTCGTGCCGGACATGCTGGCCATGATCGGCTTCTCCGACGACATCGCCGTTTTGACGGCCGCCTTTGCCGCGATCAGCGGCCAGATCAAGGAACGGCATTACCAAAAGGCCGACGAAGTGCTGCAAGACAGCGTCGAAAAGTGA
- a CDS encoding ATP-dependent Clp protease proteolytic subunit, whose amino-acid sequence MREAMQLVPMVVEQSSRGERSFDIYSRLLRERIIFLNGEVNDAVSALVCAQLLFLEAESPKKPIQLYINSPGGVVTSGFAMYDTMRYIRAPVHTLCMGTARSMGSFLLMAGEAGERTALPNASILVHQPSGGFQGQASDMLIHAEEIRRTKHRMTRLYAEHCGRTYEEFERAMDRDRFMTAEEALEWGLIDRIITEREIGAERDA is encoded by the coding sequence ATGCGCGAAGCGATGCAACTCGTCCCTATGGTCGTCGAACAATCCAGCCGTGGCGAGCGCTCTTTCGACATCTATTCCCGCCTGCTGCGTGAGCGAATCATCTTTCTGAACGGCGAGGTGAACGATGCAGTGTCCGCTCTCGTTTGCGCACAGCTGTTGTTCCTGGAGGCCGAAAGCCCCAAAAAGCCGATCCAACTCTATATCAATTCGCCCGGCGGTGTCGTTACCAGCGGCTTCGCGATGTACGACACGATGCGATACATCCGAGCGCCCGTTCATACGCTTTGCATGGGGACGGCCCGCTCGATGGGATCATTCCTGCTGATGGCAGGCGAAGCGGGCGAGCGCACAGCCTTGCCCAACGCAAGCATCCTTGTCCATCAACCGTCGGGCGGCTTTCAGGGACAGGCCTCCGATATGCTCATCCATGCCGAGGAAATCAGGCGAACCAAACACCGCATGACGCGGCTTTATGCCGAGCATTGCGGGCGAACATATGAAGAATTCGAGCGCGCCATGGATCGCGACCGGTTCATGACCGCGGAAGAAGCTCTGGAGTGGGGTCTGATCGATCGCATCATCACCGAACGGGAGATCGGCGCTGAACGTGATGCATGA
- a CDS encoding SRPBCC family protein codes for MNDVELNEQARNLVLEYELDEAPEKVWRAISMPEFRERWLPRRELAGAEPVSTAPGKEIRYKMRDDEPPFLESLVAFQVRPNNDGGTILRIIHGLEDERLAPRTPPAANSNRLWLMRAA; via the coding sequence ATGAACGATGTGGAGCTAAACGAGCAGGCAAGGAATCTGGTGCTCGAATACGAACTCGATGAAGCGCCTGAAAAGGTTTGGCGGGCGATCAGCATGCCTGAGTTTCGTGAGAGATGGTTGCCCAGGCGGGAACTGGCCGGGGCTGAGCCTGTCTCCACCGCACCGGGCAAGGAAATCCGCTACAAAATGCGCGACGACGAGCCTCCCTTTCTCGAAAGCCTCGTGGCGTTCCAGGTCAGACCCAACAATGACGGCGGCACGATTCTTAGAATTATCCATGGGCTGGAGGATGAGCGACTGGCTCCGCGAACTCCGCCGGCGGCGAATAGCAATCGGCTTTGGCTGATGCGCGCCGCCTGA
- a CDS encoding ArsR/SmtB family transcription factor gives MIENDIFKALADPTRRAIFEKLASGSMNASALRNGMDISQPAMSQHLHVLRNAKLVREERQGRFVNYEVDPEGLALIAGWLAKYRAYWPARIDALKVLLRDMDQ, from the coding sequence ATGATTGAGAATGACATATTCAAAGCTCTCGCCGACCCGACACGCCGTGCAATCTTCGAGAAGCTGGCGAGCGGAAGTATGAACGCCAGTGCCTTGCGCAACGGTATGGACATCAGCCAGCCGGCCATGTCCCAACACCTCCACGTATTGCGTAATGCAAAGCTGGTGCGGGAGGAACGGCAGGGGCGCTTCGTGAACTACGAGGTCGACCCGGAGGGGCTGGCGCTCATAGCCGGATGGCTGGCGAAGTATCGCGCCTACTGGCCGGCGCGGATCGATGCGTTGAAGGTCTTGCTGAGGGATATGGATCAATGA
- a CDS encoding 4a-hydroxytetrahydrobiopterin dehydratase, which translates to MRPEKLDAAAIAEHLHKMEGWVLAEDGGSIWKTFRFKTFAEAFTFMTQCAFAAEKLNHHPEWFNVYNKVDVTLSTHDADGLTELDFKLAAKMDQAAEGRMPDHM; encoded by the coding sequence ATGCGGCCGGAAAAATTGGACGCGGCGGCCATCGCCGAGCACTTGCACAAGATGGAGGGCTGGGTCCTTGCGGAGGATGGCGGCTCGATATGGAAGACCTTCCGGTTCAAGACTTTCGCCGAGGCCTTCACCTTCATGACGCAATGCGCCTTCGCCGCCGAAAAGCTTAATCATCATCCGGAATGGTTCAACGTCTACAACAAGGTGGACGTGACGCTCTCGACTCACGACGCGGATGGACTGACCGAACTCGATTTCAAGTTGGCGGCAAAGATGGACCAGGCGGCGGAGGGCCGCATGCCCGACCATATGTAA